One Gemmatimonadota bacterium genomic window carries:
- the bshC gene encoding bacillithiol biosynthesis cysteine-adding enzyme BshC, which yields MNAHAVDYRQVLPDHLLHTYLEDFESLRPFYTHDPRDPDVWPRMIESVKSRTVPPPRKALAGILEAQNGRFGADETVLDNARSLAGDDTFVVSTGQQTGLLTGPLFTIYKAVTAIKLARRVSEETGVRAVPVFWMAADDHDYAEINHVHVCRTDGDAFRFELSPDDPNDRRSASDRLLGPGIDTLLEQFAEALPDSEYRPSAIEALRRHCTAGTSLSDAFARLMTLLFREHGLVLVDPTDPALKPLMRPVFEREIHAPLSTTGSVLEASRDLEHAGFHPQVSRSPDAVNLFLYRDGQRNALRYEDGRFSSRDESLSFSGEELLGILEDTPGRFTHNVITRPLVQDTLFPTLTYIGGPAEIAYYGQLGGVYRQFGLPFPVVYPRASHTLVGARTARILEKHGLAISHFVHGIESVVDRKLREEMPVPVTEGLRAARGDVEAHYRNLKGHVTSIDPGLSRIVEASERKTRFALGRLEEKTLRALKKADGVMRGQIMRADRLLYPNGHLQERVANIWQYVALHGFDVMNTLIETTDETDFRHRMTPL from the coding sequence ATGAACGCTCATGCAGTGGATTACCGCCAGGTGTTGCCGGATCACCTGCTGCATACCTATCTCGAAGACTTCGAGTCGTTGCGGCCTTTCTACACCCACGATCCACGCGATCCGGATGTATGGCCACGCATGATCGAGTCCGTGAAGTCTCGTACCGTTCCACCGCCGCGAAAGGCGCTTGCCGGGATCCTGGAGGCACAGAATGGCCGGTTCGGGGCGGACGAGACCGTCCTCGACAACGCCCGTTCCCTCGCCGGGGACGATACCTTCGTCGTTTCCACCGGACAGCAGACGGGCCTGTTGACCGGTCCGCTGTTCACCATCTACAAGGCCGTAACGGCGATCAAGCTGGCGAGACGGGTGTCGGAGGAGACCGGTGTTCGGGCCGTGCCCGTTTTCTGGATGGCCGCGGACGACCACGACTACGCCGAAATCAACCATGTCCACGTCTGCCGCACGGACGGGGACGCCTTCCGGTTCGAGCTGAGCCCCGACGACCCTAACGACCGCCGATCCGCAAGCGACCGCCTGCTCGGACCCGGTATCGACACGCTGCTCGAGCAGTTCGCCGAGGCCCTGCCCGACTCGGAGTACCGTCCGTCCGCCATCGAGGCGCTTCGGCGCCACTGTACCGCCGGGACTTCACTGTCCGATGCCTTCGCGCGGCTCATGACGCTGCTGTTCCGGGAACATGGTCTTGTCCTCGTCGACCCCACCGACCCGGCGCTGAAACCCCTTATGCGCCCCGTGTTCGAGCGGGAAATCCACGCGCCGCTCTCGACCACGGGTTCGGTCCTGGAAGCGTCCCGCGATCTGGAGCACGCCGGGTTTCATCCCCAGGTCTCCCGGTCCCCGGACGCGGTGAACCTGTTTCTGTACCGGGACGGGCAGCGCAACGCCCTGCGTTACGAGGACGGGCGGTTCAGCAGCCGGGACGAAAGCCTCTCCTTTAGCGGCGAGGAACTGCTAGGGATACTGGAGGATACGCCCGGTCGGTTCACGCACAACGTCATCACCCGGCCCCTGGTGCAGGACACGCTGTTTCCGACGCTGACCTATATCGGCGGTCCGGCGGAAATCGCCTACTACGGCCAGCTCGGCGGGGTCTACCGGCAGTTCGGCCTGCCCTTCCCCGTGGTCTATCCCCGCGCGTCCCATACGCTGGTGGGCGCGAGGACCGCCCGGATCCTGGAGAAACACGGCCTCGCGATCTCCCACTTCGTCCACGGCATCGAATCCGTGGTCGACCGGAAACTCCGGGAAGAGATGCCGGTACCGGTCACCGAGGGTCTCCGGGCCGCACGGGGCGACGTGGAAGCCCACTACAGGAACCTGAAGGGACACGTGACGTCCATAGATCCCGGACTGAGCCGGATCGTCGAGGCTTCGGAGCGGAAGACCCGCTTCGCCCTGGGCAGGCTGGAAGAAAAGACCCTCCGCGCCCTGAAGAAGGCGGACGGGGTCATGCGCGGCCAGATCATGCGGGCGGACCGCCTGCTGTATCCCAACGGGCACCTCCAGGAACGGGTGGCCAACATCTGGCAGTACGTCGCCCTGCACGGTTTCGACGTCATGAATACCCTCATAGAGACCACGGACGAAACGGACTTCAGACACAGGATGACCCCGCTATGA
- the bshB1 gene encoding bacillithiol biosynthesis deacetylase BshB1 yields MKLDVLAVSPHPDDVELHCGGLMIRFADLGYATGIVDMSLGEMGTRGTVDGRKGEAAAAAEVLGLSERLNLELPDARVGTSPTHRDALIDAIRRFRPDLLLVPHEVARHPDHGETARLAWDAAFLAGLEKLETDHPAFRPRKAVFYLTHHRYQEPRPSFIVDITSTFDRKIEAVKAHRSQFHDPDSAEPETFISRPEFLEEVEAQSRYYGQLIGARYGEPFVVREYISIDDPLAHFVGGGGREGGNR; encoded by the coding sequence ATGAAACTCGATGTACTCGCCGTATCCCCGCACCCGGACGACGTGGAGCTGCACTGCGGCGGGCTGATGATCCGGTTCGCCGACCTGGGATATGCCACCGGTATCGTCGACATGAGCCTGGGCGAGATGGGTACCCGGGGAACGGTCGACGGACGGAAAGGGGAAGCGGCGGCGGCGGCGGAAGTACTCGGCTTGTCCGAAAGGCTGAACCTCGAATTGCCGGACGCCCGGGTCGGCACCAGCCCGACGCACCGCGACGCCCTTATCGACGCCATACGCCGGTTCCGGCCCGATTTGCTCCTTGTTCCCCACGAGGTCGCCCGCCATCCCGATCACGGGGAGACCGCCCGGCTGGCCTGGGACGCGGCCTTTCTGGCGGGCCTGGAGAAACTCGAGACGGACCACCCGGCCTTCAGACCCCGGAAAGCGGTCTTCTACCTTACCCACCACCGCTACCAGGAACCCCGGCCTTCCTTCATCGTCGACATCACGTCGACGTTCGACCGCAAGATCGAGGCCGTGAAGGCCCACCGGTCGCAGTTCCACGACCCGGACTCCGCCGAACCGGAGACCTTCATCAGCCGGCCCGAGTTCCTTGAAGAGGTCGAAGCCCAGAGCCGTTACTACGGACAGCTGATCGGCGCGCGGTACGGAGAGCCTTTCGTCGTCCGGGAGTACATTTCGATCGACGATCCCCTGGCCCATTTCGTGGGCGGAGGTGGACGCGAAGGCGGAAACCGATGA
- the bshA gene encoding N-acetyl-alpha-D-glucosaminyl L-malate synthase BshA, producing MNIGITCYPTYGGSGAIAAELGQALARKGHRVHFVSYSIPFRLQEYSQNISFHNVEVMPYPLFKYPPYTLALAAKMADVASEADLDILHVHYAVPHATCAFLARHMLSDRDVKVITTLHGTDITLVGSDKSFYRITRFSIEESQGVTAVSESLKRDTLSLFDIEKDIRVIPNFVDVERFRRGDGHCDISNFVDDDEKVIAHVSNFRPVKRIGDIIRMYAEVRRVVKCKLLLVGEGPERIPMQELARELDLEDGVVFMGEQEGVDRILSCSDLYLLPSEQESFGLSALEAMSCGVPVIGANAGGLPELVGHGETGYITEVGDIGQMARHATDLLANDGLREEVGRQARQRVLDHFAEEAVVPLYEAYYEEVLRG from the coding sequence ATGAACATCGGCATTACCTGTTACCCGACCTACGGAGGAAGCGGCGCCATCGCCGCCGAACTGGGACAGGCGCTGGCCCGGAAGGGGCACAGGGTCCACTTCGTGAGCTACTCGATCCCCTTCCGCCTGCAGGAATACAGCCAGAACATCTCCTTCCACAACGTGGAGGTCATGCCCTACCCGCTGTTCAAGTACCCGCCCTACACCCTCGCGCTCGCGGCGAAAATGGCGGACGTGGCCTCCGAGGCGGACCTGGACATACTCCACGTACACTACGCGGTGCCCCATGCCACCTGCGCCTTCCTGGCGCGGCATATGCTGAGCGACCGGGACGTCAAGGTCATCACGACGCTCCACGGCACCGACATCACCCTCGTGGGAAGCGACAAGTCCTTCTACCGGATCACCCGGTTCAGCATCGAGGAAAGCCAGGGGGTCACGGCGGTCTCCGAGTCCCTCAAGCGCGACACGCTGTCCCTCTTCGACATCGAAAAGGACATCCGGGTGATCCCCAATTTCGTCGACGTCGAACGGTTCCGCCGGGGGGACGGCCACTGCGACATCAGCAATTTCGTCGACGATGACGAGAAGGTCATCGCGCACGTTTCGAATTTCCGGCCGGTCAAGCGCATCGGGGACATCATCCGCATGTACGCGGAGGTGCGGCGAGTAGTCAAGTGCAAGCTGCTGCTCGTGGGGGAAGGTCCGGAGCGCATCCCCATGCAGGAACTGGCACGGGAACTGGACCTGGAGGACGGCGTGGTTTTTATGGGAGAGCAGGAGGGGGTGGACCGGATTCTTTCCTGTTCCGACCTGTACCTGCTTCCCAGCGAACAGGAGAGCTTCGGCCTGTCGGCCCTGGAGGCGATGAGCTGCGGCGTCCCGGTGATCGGCGCCAACGCCGGCGGCCTGCCGGAACTGGTGGGCCACGGGGAAACGGGCTACATCACCGAAGTGGGCGACATCGGGCAGATGGCCCGGCACGCCACGGACCTGCTTGCGAACGATGGCTTGCGAGAGGAGGTCGGTCGGCAGGCCCGGCAGCGGGTGTTGGACCACTTCGCGGAAGAGGCCGTGGTCCCGCTTTACGAAGCCTACTACGAAGAGGTGTTGCGGGGATAG
- a CDS encoding rhodanese-like domain-containing protein → MSVEQVMPDEAARLVESEGYAYIDVRSVPEFDQGHPAPAVNIPLLHADEQTGQMTPNPDFVRVMKANYAEDSKLVLGCRTGQRSNHAAELLQSMGYQSVVNMRCGFSGEMTPFGQVVNPGWEEVGLPVSHDSGEGVSYASLAAKG, encoded by the coding sequence ATGAGTGTGGAACAGGTCATGCCCGACGAAGCGGCCAGGTTGGTCGAATCCGAGGGCTACGCATACATCGACGTCCGGTCGGTCCCCGAATTCGACCAGGGCCATCCCGCGCCGGCCGTGAACATCCCCTTGCTGCACGCGGACGAGCAGACCGGGCAGATGACGCCCAACCCCGATTTCGTGCGGGTGATGAAAGCAAATTATGCTGAGGATTCGAAGCTGGTACTGGGTTGCCGCACCGGCCAGCGTTCCAATCACGCCGCCGAACTGCTGCAGTCGATGGGATACCAATCGGTCGTCAACATGCGCTGCGGGTTCAGCGGCGAGATGACGCCCTTCGGCCAGGTGGTCAATCCGGGATGGGAGGAAGTGGGCCTGCCGGTGAGCCATGACAGCGGTGAGGGCGTGAGTTACGCGTCGCTCGCGGCAAAAGGGTGA
- a CDS encoding NAD(P)-dependent oxidoreductase: MQYLLTGGYGCIGSWIVKNLVDDGHDVAIYDLVEHTARMALIMDEDQIARVRFIEGDIADGTHFTRVVGETGASRIIHLAGLQVPVCRADPIKGATVNVIGTLNVFEAAKSHDDIVERVVYASSAAVYGMEDDYDAGPVGNDAVLRPVTHYGVFKQCNEANARVYFLDHGISSIGLRPWTVYGPGRDFGLTSDPTKAVKAALLNRPYVIGYGGRNNMQYVNDTARTFIRCAQAANDGAGAYSIRGDVVTIDEVIASIERVVPGSEGLISHLDLNLPIAPDLDDRAIQEDVGEIPYTPLDEGIRETWDVFRRHHEAGTLSTDDL; encoded by the coding sequence ATGCAGTATCTGCTCACCGGCGGATATGGTTGCATCGGTTCGTGGATCGTGAAGAACCTGGTCGACGACGGACACGATGTCGCCATCTACGACCTGGTGGAACACACCGCCCGCATGGCGCTCATCATGGACGAGGATCAGATCGCCCGGGTCCGGTTCATCGAGGGTGACATCGCCGACGGGACCCACTTCACCCGCGTGGTCGGAGAAACGGGAGCGTCCCGCATCATTCACCTGGCCGGACTGCAGGTGCCCGTGTGCCGGGCCGACCCCATCAAGGGCGCCACGGTCAACGTAATCGGCACCCTGAACGTCTTCGAGGCGGCGAAATCCCACGACGACATCGTGGAGCGCGTCGTCTACGCGAGTTCCGCGGCTGTCTACGGCATGGAGGACGACTACGATGCGGGTCCGGTCGGCAACGACGCGGTGCTGCGGCCCGTCACCCACTACGGCGTCTTCAAGCAGTGCAACGAGGCAAACGCGCGGGTATATTTCCTCGACCATGGCATTTCCAGCATCGGTCTTCGGCCATGGACCGTGTACGGGCCGGGCCGGGACTTCGGACTGACCTCCGACCCCACGAAGGCGGTCAAGGCCGCCCTGTTGAACCGTCCGTACGTGATCGGGTACGGCGGGCGTAACAACATGCAGTACGTGAACGACACGGCGCGAACCTTCATCCGCTGCGCCCAGGCCGCCAACGATGGCGCCGGGGCCTACAGCATCCGCGGCGACGTCGTGACCATCGACGAGGTCATCGCGTCCATCGAACGCGTCGTTCCGGGTTCGGAGGGACTCATTTCCCACCTGGATCTGAACCTGCCCATCGCGCCCGACCTCGATGACCGCGCCATCCAGGAGGACGTGGGCGAGATCCCCTACACGCCGCTGGACGAGGGGATCAGGGAGACCTGGGACGTATTCCGCCGCCATCACGAGGCCGGCACGCTGAGCACGGACGACCTGTAG
- a CDS encoding phytanoyl-CoA dioxygenase family protein has product MMLECQIQAMRTDGWCVLDNIIPEDRLAETRDRVIASTNRHRNPDAPANIGHVSGFLKYDQSLAPWLADRRLLDLAGALLGRHFRISFTTATINEPGNDRGGWHADWPFNQRNAGHVPAPYPDAVMHLTTIWMLSSFTGENGGTLIVPGSHRSDNNPTGNNGIPPDEPHPSELNVTGEAGSVLVMDSRLWHSTAANSSRDPRVAVVVRYAPWWLNLNVLRPGSEDRRILVDETGGTENLVPTLPRDVFDSLPGELKPLVSHWVG; this is encoded by the coding sequence ATGATGCTGGAATGCCAGATACAGGCCATGCGGACGGACGGCTGGTGCGTCCTGGACAACATTATCCCCGAAGACAGGCTGGCCGAGACACGCGACCGGGTCATCGCCTCCACCAACCGCCACCGGAATCCCGACGCACCCGCGAACATCGGCCACGTGAGTGGTTTCCTCAAGTACGACCAGTCGCTGGCGCCCTGGCTCGCGGACCGGCGGTTACTCGACCTGGCCGGCGCGCTGCTCGGACGCCATTTCCGCATCTCCTTCACCACGGCTACGATCAACGAGCCCGGAAACGACCGCGGAGGCTGGCACGCGGACTGGCCCTTCAACCAGCGGAACGCGGGACATGTGCCCGCTCCGTACCCGGACGCGGTCATGCACCTCACGACCATCTGGATGCTCTCCTCATTCACCGGCGAGAACGGAGGCACACTCATCGTCCCGGGCAGCCACCGCAGCGACAACAACCCCACCGGCAACAACGGGATACCTCCCGACGAACCCCATCCGAGCGAACTGAACGTGACCGGCGAGGCGGGAAGCGTCCTCGTCATGGACAGCCGGCTCTGGCATTCCACGGCCGCCAACTCCTCCCGGGATCCGCGCGTGGCCGTCGTCGTCCGCTACGCGCCCTGGTGGCTGAACCTGAACGTGCTGCGGCCCGGTTCGGAAGACCGCCGGATCCTGGTGGACGAGACCGGCGGAACGGAAAACCTGGTCCCCACCCTCCCCAGGGACGTCTTCGACAGCCTGCCCGGCGAGCTGAAACCTCTCGTATCTCACTGGGTGGGGTAG
- a CDS encoding DUF4097 domain-containing protein, with product MNGIKRDGQDYTETFRQNYEVNPGGTLTVDAELGAIHIKSSILNEVDVLVRKRYRATDAGQIRKAFSNVEVGIEQTDNDVRIDVDRIDDNAENWFWQEKTRVEIEVTVPVEFNLDLSTISDSIETGNIKGDVTAETLSGIVSTGPTEGNLSIETTSGHIRAGRVVGRVHTKTLSGSIEIGPVNGNATLSSTSGRIETDIVKGDLNAESLSGHIKIGPVNRDATLSSTSGRIESDTVKGDLNAETLSGNIRIGPVNGDATVSSTSGNIKTGHVGGKLETSTLSGKIESSFHTR from the coding sequence ATGAACGGTATTAAGCGTGATGGGCAGGACTATACCGAGACCTTTCGGCAGAATTACGAGGTCAACCCCGGGGGTACACTGACGGTCGATGCCGAATTGGGGGCAATTCACATTAAAAGCTCAATCCTAAATGAAGTAGATGTCCTGGTGAGAAAGCGATATCGGGCAACCGATGCAGGCCAGATTCGAAAAGCATTCAGTAATGTCGAAGTCGGAATTGAACAGACGGATAACGATGTACGAATCGATGTCGACCGAATCGACGACAACGCAGAGAATTGGTTTTGGCAGGAAAAAACCCGCGTGGAAATCGAAGTAACGGTTCCCGTGGAATTCAATCTGGACCTCAGTACGATTAGTGACAGTATCGAGACTGGAAACATCAAAGGAGACGTGACGGCCGAAACGCTTTCCGGGATCGTTTCGACCGGTCCAACCGAAGGTAATTTGAGCATAGAAACGACCAGCGGGCATATCAGAGCCGGTCGCGTAGTAGGCAGGGTACATACCAAAACACTGAGTGGGAGCATCGAAATTGGACCGGTGAATGGTAACGCGACACTCTCTTCAACCTCTGGCAGAATCGAAACAGATATCGTAAAGGGAGATCTGAACGCCGAATCCTTAAGTGGGCACATCAAGATCGGACCCGTGAATCGTGACGCGACGCTCTCTTCCACCTCAGGCAGAATTGAATCTGATACCGTTAAGGGAGATCTGAACGCTGAGACCTTAAGTGGTAACATCAGGATTGGACCTGTGAATGGTGACGCGACGGTCTCTTCGACCTCGGGGAATATAAAAACTGGCCATGTGGGGGGAA